A part of bacterium genomic DNA contains:
- a CDS encoding sigma-70 family RNA polymerase sigma factor, with translation MESARRGDHRAFEALVLKYQDRIYRMVQRMVGGPDAADDLAQEVFIRAYRSIGEFKGESSLYTWLYKIALNLCRNFYRTRGRRPVHEEIGEGEGATVVEDGGASPEDEVFRREFWEQLRRGLESLPEEQREAVVFCDLEGMSYEEMAEAMGVPIGTVRSRIFRGRRALQERLGAFHAAPRRREP, from the coding sequence GTGGAGTCTGCGAGGCGCGGGGACCACCGCGCCTTCGAGGCCCTGGTGCTCAAGTACCAGGACCGGATCTACCGGATGGTCCAGCGGATGGTCGGGGGCCCGGACGCGGCCGACGACCTGGCGCAGGAGGTCTTCATCCGTGCATACCGGTCGATCGGCGAGTTCAAGGGCGAGTCGTCGCTCTACACCTGGCTGTACAAGATCGCCCTCAACCTCTGCCGCAACTTCTACCGGACGCGCGGGCGCCGCCCCGTGCACGAGGAGATCGGCGAGGGCGAGGGCGCGACGGTCGTGGAGGACGGGGGCGCGAGCCCCGAGGACGAAGTCTTCCGGCGGGAGTTCTGGGAGCAGCTGCGGCGGGGGCTCGAGAGCCTGCCCGAGGAGCAGCGGGAGGCGGTCGTGTTCTGCGACCTGGAAGGGATGAGCTACGAGGAGATGGCCGAAGCGATGGGTGTGCCGATCGGGACCGTGCGCTCGCGGATCTTCCGCGGTCGCCGGGCGCTGCAGGAGCGGCTCGGCGCCTTCCACGCGGCCCCGCGCCGGAGGGAGCCGTGA
- a CDS encoding zf-HC2 domain-containing protein — protein sequence MSDPRCERFRELASVFVDERLEGDELLAFEGHLERCGECRLFEAGLRRFRQVLRAAASVEPLRRPPAGFAAGVTARLAR from the coding sequence GTGAGCGACCCGCGTTGCGAGCGGTTCCGGGAGCTGGCCTCGGTCTTCGTCGACGAGCGGCTCGAGGGCGACGAGCTGCTGGCCTTCGAGGGGCACCTCGAGCGCTGCGGGGAGTGCCGGCTGTTCGAGGCGGGGCTGCGCCGTTTCCGCCAGGTGCTGCGCGCGGCGGCGTCGGTGGAGCCGTTGCGCCGCCCGCCCGCGGGGTTCGCCGCCGGCGTGACGGCGCGCCTCGCGCGCGA